Below is a genomic region from Pseudomonas berkeleyensis.
CGCGACAGGCATCCCGACGCTCTCCCGTTGGACGCCTAGACTTGCTCTTGTTCGTTCGTAAGTGGCGCCCTCGGCGCCCTGCCAAAACCACAACAAGAGGAAGCAACCGCATGTTCAAACTGACTGCCAAGGCGCTGGCGTGCGCCCTGTCCCTGAGCATCGCCGGCCTGGCACAGGCCGCCGACCCGATCGTCATCAAGTTCTCCCACGTAGTCGCCGAGCACACGCCGAAAGGTCAGGGTGCCGTGCTATTCAAGAAACTGGTAGACGAGCGCCTGCCTGGCAAAGTGACCGTACAGGTCTACCCGAACTCCTCCCTGTTCGGCGACGGCAAGGAAATGGAAGCCCTGCTGCTGGGTGACGTACAGCTCATCGCGCCTTCGCTGGCCAAGTTCGAGCATTACACCAAGCAAATCCAGATCTTCGACCTGCCCTTCCTGTTCAACGATATCCATGCCGTCGACCGCTTCCAGCAGAGCCCGGAAGGTCAGGCACTGCTCAAATCCATGGAAGACAAGGGCATCACCGGCCTGGGTTACTGGCACAACGGCATGAAGCAACTGTCGGCCAACAAGAAACTGGTCGAGCCGAAAGACGCTCGCGGCCTGAAATTCCGCGTACAGGCTTCCGCCGTACTGGATGAGCAGTTCAAGGCCCTGCGTGCTGCGCCGCGCAAGATGAGCTTCGCTGAGGTTTACCAAGGTCTGCAGACTGGCGTGGTCAACGGTGCGGAAAACCCGTACTCGAACATCTACAGCCAGAAGATGCACGAAGTGCAGAAGTTCATCACCGAGTCCGACCACGGCGTACTGGACTACATGGTGATCACCAACACCAAGTTCTGGAACGGCCTGCCGGCTGACATTCGCACCGAGCTGGAAGCCATCCTCGCCGAGGTTTCCGTCGAAGTGAACAAGCAGGCCGAAAGCCTGAACCAGAACGACAAGAAGCGCATTCTGGAAGCCGGTACCACCGAAATCGTCACCCTGACCCCGGAGCAGCGTAACGAGTGGCGCGATGCCATGCGTCCTGTCTGGAAGAAGTTCGAGGGTGAGATCGGTGCCGACCTGATCAAGGCCGCCGAGCGCGCCAACGAAACCAACTGATAGCTGTGCCCCCGCGCGGGACGCCGCCAGAGCGTCCCGCGCCCTATTCTTGCCCCATTCGTCGCCCGCCCGACTGACGGAGAACTTCCTATGCACGCCGTCGAACGTGTCTGGAACCAGCTAGAGGAAATCCTGGTCGCATTCCTGCTCGCAGGCATGACCCTGGTGACCTTCACCTATGTGTTGGTCAACAACCTCTATGCGGTGTTTTATTCGCTCGCCGATTCATTCCCCTTCGCTGAGGGCGCCCTGTTCGCCATCGGTGACGGCATCCTTTTCATCTCCCAGGAAATGACCTGGAGCATCGCCCTGACCAAAGCCATGTTCGGCTGGCTGATCTTCATCGGCCTGGCCTGGGGCGTGCGTATTGGCGCCCACATTGGCGTCGATATGCTGGTACGCAACTTCTCCAAACCGATGCAGAAGATGGTTGCGCTGTTCGCCGTCGGCATTTGCCTGGCCTACTGCGTACTGATGGCCTACTCCAGCGAGCAGTGGGTCGCCGTGCTCTATCGCATAGGCACCGGTGCGGAAGACCTCGACCGCTTCGGCGTCAGCCAATGGCAGATCGTGATGATCGTCCCCATCGGTTTCACCCTCATGTTCCTGCGTTTCCTTCAGGTTTTCGTGCGCATCCTGCGTAACGAACAACTGGGCCTGGGCGGCCACGGCGAAGCCGAAGACGCCATCAAGCTCGCCGAAGAAACTAAGGCCGAGGAGATCAAACGATGACCATCGCTTTCCTGTTCGTCGCCCTGTTCGCGCTGATGTTCATCGGCATTCCGGTGGCGATTTCCCTGGGTCTGTCCGGGGCCATGACCATCCTGATGTTCAGTAACGACTCCGTGCGTTCGCTGGCCATCAAGCTGTTCGAAACCAGCGAACACTACACCCTGATGGCGATCCCGTTCTTCCTGCTGGCGGGTGCCTTCATGACCACCGGTGGCGTGGCCCACCGCCTGATCGATTTCGCCAACGCCTGCGTCGGTCACATCAAGGGCGGCCTGGCCATCTCCGCGATCCTCGCGTGCATGCTGTTCGCGGCGCTGTGCGGCTCCTCGCCAGCTACCGTGGCAGCCGTAGGCTCCATCGTCATCGCCGGTATGGTGCGCTCCGGCTACAAGCAGGATTTCGCCGCCGGTATCGTCTGTAACGCCGGTACCCTGGGCATCCTGATCCCGCCGTCCATCGTCATGGTGGTGTACGCCACTGCCACCGAAACCTCGGTTGGCAAGCTGTTCATGGCCGGTGTGGTTCCAGGCCTGCTGCTGGGCGTGTTCCTGATGGTGACCATCTACATCATCGCCCACATCAAGGACATGCCTTCGCTGCCGCGTGCGTCGTTCGCTGAAGTGGTGCGCACCGGTCGTCGTGCGATCTGGGGTCTGCTGCTGATCGTGATCATCCTCGGCGGTATCTACTCCGGCATGTTCACCCCGACCGAAGCGGCGGCCATGGCGGCCGTGTATGCGGCATTCGTGGCGATCTTCATCCACAAAGACATGACCTTCCGTCAGTGCCCGAAGGTGATCGTCGAGGCTGGCAAGCTGAGCGTGGTGCTGATGTTCATCATCGCCAACGCCATGCTCTTCGCCCACGTGCTGACCACCGAGCAGATCCCGCAATCGATCACTGCCTGGGTCGTCGATCAGGGCTTTTCGCCCATAGAATTCCTGATCGTGGTGAACATCGTCCTGCTGGTCGCCGGTACCTTCATGGAGCCGTCGGCGATCATCCTGATCCTGGCGCCGATCCTGTTCCCGATCGCCATGCAGTTGGGCATCGACCCGATCCACCTGGGCATCATCATGGTGGTGAACATGGAAATCGGCCTGATCACCCCGCCAACCGGCCTCAACCTGTTCGTCACCTCAGCGGTTACGGGAATGCCACTGACGCGCGTAGTACGCGCCGTGTCGCCGTGGCTGCTGGTGATGCTGGGCTTCCTGATACTGGTCACCTACGTGCCGTTCATCTCGCTGGGCCTGCCCGAGTTCCTGGGCATGTAAGGCAGACAGACTGCTACTTCGGTACCTCTGTGTACCTCCTCCGCCCGGCCATAGCGCCGGGCTTTTTTTCGTCCGGGAAAAGCGCTGTTGCCATTATCCAGACGCATCCGGGGCGGATGATTGCGCAGAGTCGTTCTGCTTGACGTAAAGTCCCCCACTAGGAATTTGTTAGGAACCCGGATGCATGATCAGAAGCAGCCTGAAATCCATCGTCGCCACCTGGCTGACCGGCCTGTTATCCCTGCTCCCTCTGGCGCTCACCCTGGCCCTGCTGGCCTGGATATTCAGCCTGCTCAATCGACTGGTCGGCCCCTCGACGCTGATCGGCCAACTCTTTGCCGCCCTCGGCCAGCCGTTTTCCAGCAACAGCTACCTGGCCTACCTGCTCGGCAGCCTGGTATTGCTGGCCAGCCTCTATCCACTTGGCCTGGCCGTACAACTGGGGCTGCGCCGACCGCTTTCCTGGCTGTTCGACCGCACCCTGCGCCGCACGCCATTGATCGGCAACTTCTATAACCTGGCCGACCGCTTCGTCGGCCTGCTGGACAGGAGCAAGAACCCGGATATCACCACCATGGCACCGGTCTGGTGCTTCTTCGGCGGTGACGGCGTGGCGGTACTCGCCCTACGCCCCAGCTCGGAAACGGTGGAGCTGGAAGGACGCCCCTATTGCGCAGTTCTGGTACCAACCGCGCCCATTCCAATCGGTGGCGGCCTGCTCTACGTACCGCAGGAATGGATACGCCCGGCGGAAATGGGCGTCGATCAACTGACCAGCATCTACGTCTCCATGGGCCTCACCCCGCCAACGCCCAGGCGTGGCGTGGAAAGCGCGCCCATCAAGCGCGCCGATGTCGATCCGCTCTAAGAGCCTGTTCAAAGGCTGCTGCGCGTCGGCCATACAGCGTTGAAATCAAGCTGGAACGCCAGCCCGGTCAGAATGCTCATTTACAGCTCGTAAAGTCGAACGCGACTCCGAGCGTTCTTCGCTCGATTCGCGGGGCCGCCATCGGTATTGCCTGGCTCTAGCTCGCGAGACTTTGAACAGGCTCTAAGTCAGCGGCAAGCTGGTGGTGGACTTGATCTCCGACAACGCGACGATCGAGTTGACCTCCTGGATACCTGGCACCAGCGACAGCTTCTCGAAGAAGAAACGCTCGTAGGCCTCGATATCACGGGTGACGATGCGCAGCATGAAGTCCACCGAGCCCATCAGCACATGGCACTCCAACACCTCCGGGAATTCGCGCATGGCCTCGGCAAACTCGGTGAGATTGGAACGCCCATGGGCATTGAGTTTGACCTGGGCGAACACCTGCGTGTGCAAGCCAACCTTCTTGCGGTCGAGCAAG
It encodes:
- the dctP gene encoding C4-dicarboxylate TRAP substrate-binding protein DctP — its product is MFKLTAKALACALSLSIAGLAQAADPIVIKFSHVVAEHTPKGQGAVLFKKLVDERLPGKVTVQVYPNSSLFGDGKEMEALLLGDVQLIAPSLAKFEHYTKQIQIFDLPFLFNDIHAVDRFQQSPEGQALLKSMEDKGITGLGYWHNGMKQLSANKKLVEPKDARGLKFRVQASAVLDEQFKALRAAPRKMSFAEVYQGLQTGVVNGAENPYSNIYSQKMHEVQKFITESDHGVLDYMVITNTKFWNGLPADIRTELEAILAEVSVEVNKQAESLNQNDKKRILEAGTTEIVTLTPEQRNEWRDAMRPVWKKFEGEIGADLIKAAERANETN
- a CDS encoding TRAP transporter small permease — protein: MHAVERVWNQLEEILVAFLLAGMTLVTFTYVLVNNLYAVFYSLADSFPFAEGALFAIGDGILFISQEMTWSIALTKAMFGWLIFIGLAWGVRIGAHIGVDMLVRNFSKPMQKMVALFAVGICLAYCVLMAYSSEQWVAVLYRIGTGAEDLDRFGVSQWQIVMIVPIGFTLMFLRFLQVFVRILRNEQLGLGGHGEAEDAIKLAEETKAEEIKR
- a CDS encoding TRAP transporter large permease is translated as MTIAFLFVALFALMFIGIPVAISLGLSGAMTILMFSNDSVRSLAIKLFETSEHYTLMAIPFFLLAGAFMTTGGVAHRLIDFANACVGHIKGGLAISAILACMLFAALCGSSPATVAAVGSIVIAGMVRSGYKQDFAAGIVCNAGTLGILIPPSIVMVVYATATETSVGKLFMAGVVPGLLLGVFLMVTIYIIAHIKDMPSLPRASFAEVVRTGRRAIWGLLLIVIILGGIYSGMFTPTEAAAMAAVYAAFVAIFIHKDMTFRQCPKVIVEAGKLSVVLMFIIANAMLFAHVLTTEQIPQSITAWVVDQGFSPIEFLIVVNIVLLVAGTFMEPSAIILILAPILFPIAMQLGIDPIHLGIIMVVNMEIGLITPPTGLNLFVTSAVTGMPLTRVVRAVSPWLLVMLGFLILVTYVPFISLGLPEFLGM
- a CDS encoding DUF502 domain-containing protein gives rise to the protein MIRSSLKSIVATWLTGLLSLLPLALTLALLAWIFSLLNRLVGPSTLIGQLFAALGQPFSSNSYLAYLLGSLVLLASLYPLGLAVQLGLRRPLSWLFDRTLRRTPLIGNFYNLADRFVGLLDRSKNPDITTMAPVWCFFGGDGVAVLALRPSSETVELEGRPYCAVLVPTAPIPIGGGLLYVPQEWIRPAEMGVDQLTSIYVSMGLTPPTPRRGVESAPIKRADVDPL
- a CDS encoding Lrp/AsnC family transcriptional regulator, whose translation is MSVVLDAYDQRILALLQEDAGLSTNEIAERVGLSQSPCWRRIQRLKEEGVIRRQVTLLDRKKVGLHTQVFAQVKLNAHGRSNLTEFAEAMREFPEVLECHVLMGSVDFMLRIVTRDIEAYERFFFEKLSLVPGIQEVNSIVALSEIKSTTSLPLT